A window from Malassezia japonica chromosome 1, complete sequence encodes these proteins:
- a CDS encoding calcium/calmodulin-dependent protein kinase (EggNog:ENOG503NVBD; COG:T), with amino-acid sequence MVAGNLLQKQPESYAKKQDYTFHKTLGKGTFGVVRAATRNEPDGGQRKVAVKVVSKHLLKGHEEVVMREIETVQGLNHPHIVKLIDWFESKDKFYLVFEEADGGELFDRLARGRFTEMDACRTIHVVLEAIAYMHKNNTVHRDIKPENILYRTPAEDANIVLVDFGIAAHLRNADDQDLKGLCGSVGYAAPEVIARHGHGKPVDMWGLGVVTYAMLCGYAPFSSADPELFRKQLERGQIEFHEKYWSSVSPEAIDFVKRCLTLDPEQRITAEEALEHAWFKVCLERVDSHDVSAGLRENYRTKWKTAIAAVRATQKFSQAAESAQNSRGEPSSPLYSDDEDQVFRNVQRDHAAAAASTNKPQSPPAPVEEVHEGGHMRRGSWGWNSLVSKFQSLYTPSH; translated from the exons ATGGTAGCAGGAAATCTGCTGCAGAAACAGCCAGAGTCCTATG CGAAAAAGCAGGACTATACGTTCCACAagacgctcggcaagggCACCTTTGGCGTGGTTCGCGCAGCGACCCGCAATGAGCCCGATGGTGGCCAACGGAAGGTGGCTGTGAAGGTTGTGAGCAAGCACCTCCTGAAAGGTCACGAAGAAGTAGTCATGCGTGAGATCGAGACGGTGCAAGGTCTCAACCACCCTCATATCGTCAAGCTCATCGACTGGTTCGAGTCCAAGGACAAG TTCTATCTTGTTTTTGAGGAGGCCGACGGTGGAGAGCTCTTTgatcgccttgcgcgcggccgcttTACTGAGATGGATGCGTGCCGCACGATCCATGTGGTGTTGGAGGCGATTGCATACATGCACAAGAACAATACTGTGCACCGGGATATCAAGCCCGAAAATATCCTGTATCGCACGCCTGCCGAGGATGCCAACATTGTGCTGGTGGACTTTGGTATTGCTGCGCACCTTCGCAACGCGGATGACCAGGACCTGAAAGGGCTGTGCGGCAGTGTCGGCTatgcggcgcccgaggtcATTGCACGCCACGGCCACGGCAAGCCGGTGGACATGTGGGGTCTTGGTGTGGTGACCTATGCGATGCTCTGTGGTTACGCCCCCTTTTCCTCTGCGGACCCCGAGCTCTTCCGGAAGCAGCTGGAGCGGGGCCAGATCGAGTTCCACGAAAAGTACTGGAGCTCGGTGAGCCCCGAGGCGATCGACTTTGTGAAGCGGTGCCTGACGCTCGAccccgagcagcgcatcacggccgaggaggcgctgGAGCACGCGTGGTTCAAGGTGTgcctggagcgcgtcgactcCCACGACGTCAGTGCCGGTCTCCGGGAGAACTACCGCACGAAGTGGAAGACGGCgatcgcggcggtgcgtgccACACAAAAGTTCAGCCAGGCCGCCGAGTCCGCGCAGAACAGCCGTGGCGAGCCGTCGTCCCCCCTTTATtccgacgacgaagacCAAGTTTTCCGCAATGTCCAGCGCGAccacgcggccgcggccgcgtcgacgaaCAAGCCGCAGTCACCCCCCGCGCCCGTGGAGGAGGTGCACGAGGGCGGGCacatgcgccgcggcagctgGGGCTGGAACTCGCTCGTGTCCAAGTTCCAGTCATTGTACACTCCTTCTCACTAG
- a CDS encoding uncharacterized protein (EggNog:ENOG503P98J; COG:S) — protein sequence MAKGLRSSSKLAARNRKRYTDSSDYAVTAAARLNQVSSRLQQRVRAPKEDHDDEDDDEMADDAAATPAPEANMQEDGEQGEPKKISTSGPRGSRNELWRKKHNKKGTKNGGRAKRRK from the coding sequence ATGGCCAAGGGACTTCGCTCCAGCTCCAAGTTGGCTGCACGCAACCGCAAGCGGTATACGGACTCGTCCGACTATGCAGTCACTGCTGCTGCACGTCTGAACCAGGTGTCGTCCcgcctgcagcagcgcgttCGTGCGCCGAAGGAGGAccacgacgacgaagacgacgacgaaatggccgacgacgcggccgcgacgcctgCCCCTGAAGCGAACATGCAAGAGGACGGTGAGCAGGGCGAACCGAAGAAGATTAGCACTTCGGGCCCCCGCGGCTCGCGCAACGAGCTGTGGCGCAAGAAGCACAATAAGAAGGGGACCAAGAacggcggccgtgccaAGCGGCGGAAGTAG